Proteins encoded together in one Impatiens glandulifera chromosome 1, dImpGla2.1, whole genome shotgun sequence window:
- the LOC124922693 gene encoding uridine kinase-like protein 3: MGSHPGPVVGMLEAASGVHFSGLYLDGLATRKSKVEEPTTSTTEYVHNQPFVIGVAGGAAAGKTTVCDMIIDQLHDQRVVLVNQDSFYYCLTPEELTRVQDYNFDHPDAFDTQQLLSAMEKLKSGQSVDIPRYDFTSYKHNISPARRVNPSDVIILEGILIFHDPRVRNLMNMKIFVDTDPDVRLSRRIRRDTSEKARDVNTVLDQYSKFVKPAFDDFILPTKKYADIIIPRGGDNHVAIDLIVQHIRTKLGQHDLCKIYPNLYVIPSTFQIRGMHTLIRDSQTTKHDFVFYADRLIRLVVEQGLGHLPFTEKQVITPTGSVYTGVDFCKRLCGVSIIRSGESMENALRACCKGIKIGKILIHREGDNGQQLIYEKLPNDISERNVLLLDPILGTGNSAVQAISLLIKKGVPESNIIFLNLISAPQGVHVVCQRFPRLKIVTSEIDTGLNNDFRVIPGMGEFGDRYFGTDDD, from the exons ATGGGTTCTCATCCTGGACCAGTTGTTGGTATGCTTGAAGCTGCCTCAGGAGTTCATTTTTCAGGGTTGTATTTAGATGGACTTGCGACAAGAAAATCAAAGGTTGAGGAACCCACAACATCTACTACTGAATATGTGCATAATCAGCCTTTTGTAATTG GAGTTGCTGGAGGGGCTGCGGCTGGAAAGACTACTGTTTGTGATATGATTATTGATCAGCTTCATGATCAACGTGTTGTTCTTGTTAATCAG GATTCTTTCTATTATTGTTTGACACCAGAGGAACTTACAAGGGTTCAGGATTACAATTTTGATCACCCTG ATGCATTCGACACTCAGCAGCTACTGTCTGCTATGGAGAAATTGAAGTCTGGGCAGTCGGTAGACATTCCAAGATATGATTTCACGAGTTATAAACACAATATCTCTCCAGCTCGCAGG GTAAACCCATCAGATGTGATCATTTTGGAAGGCATATTGATTTTTCACGATCCTCGTGTTCGGAATTTGATGAATATGAAGATTTTTGTTGACACAg ATCCCGATGTGCGCTTATCTAGGAGAATAAGGCGTGACACATCTGAAAAGGCTAGAGATGTTAATACGGTCCTTGATCAG TACTCAAAGTTTGTGAAGCCTGCTTTTGATGACTTTATACTTCCGACCAAGAAGTATGCAGATATTATTATTCCCCGAGGAGGAGACAATCATGTAGCAATTGATTTGATTGTCCAACATATCCGAACAAAACTGGGTCAACATGATCTTTGCAAAATATATCCTAATCTTTACGTCATTCCATCAACTTTTCag ATACGGGGAATGCATACATTAATACGTGATTCTCAAACAACTAAACATGATTTTGTCTTTTATGCTGATCGTCTGATTCGTCTG GTTGTTGAACAAGGTCTGGGTCATCTACCATTTACAGAAAAGCAGGTGATCACGCCAACTG GATCTGTCTACACTGGTGTAGATTTCTGTAAGAGGCTGTGTGGTGTTTCTATAATCAGAAG TGGGGAGAGTATGGAAAACGCTTTGCGAGCTTGTTGTAAAGGTATAAAGATCGGGAAGATTCTTATTCATAGAGAAGGTGACAATGGCCAACAG cttatatatgaaaaattacctaATGACATCTCAGAAAGAAATGTACTGTTGTTAGACCCTATCCTCGGCACAG GAAATTCAGCTGTTCAAGCTATATCTCTATTAATAAAGAAGGGTGTTCCAGAATCCAACATCATATTCCTTAATCTGATATCG GCTCCTCAAGGAGTCCATGTTGTCTGCCAAAGATTCCCGAGATTAAAGATTGTCACATCGGAGATCGATACTGGTTTGAATAACGATTTCAGAGTTATTCCTGGAATGGGTGAATTTGGAGATCGATATTTTGGAACAGACGATGATTGA